The Algoriphagus sanaruensis genome window below encodes:
- a CDS encoding DUF4837 family protein, giving the protein MKALRILIILAIPVWLFSCSQDAKDRMSSTLPKARGSIGEIVLVIDSTKWAGPVGEELRGIFESDLPGMFRSEPMFKIHRVDPRAMTRMLKMYTNLIYVTTFDDRSGGSQVINAQFSKESKDRAAADSSLYSLRMEDEYARGQEVLYLFGNTEEELIQNLKKNGDRLQNLFEVRERGRLEKALLARKNAAAQNEARKNLGIEINPPVSYQIAKSEDNFLWLRQPSPTERRPDISLFFYETDYLSEEQTFPENILKLRDSITAEHIFGDPEDPTSFVTSEKQIPPAFRNMVINDNFTVEIRGTWKTNNISMGGTFVGYLMVDQEKGKLYYMEGFVYYPNEVHRDALREIQTILLNTDISWKESQGA; this is encoded by the coding sequence ATGAAAGCACTTCGCATCCTTATTATTCTGGCAATACCTGTTTGGCTATTCTCCTGTAGCCAAGATGCAAAAGATCGAATGAGCAGTACGCTCCCCAAAGCTAGAGGCTCAATCGGAGAAATTGTTTTAGTCATTGATTCCACCAAATGGGCAGGCCCTGTAGGTGAAGAGCTCCGTGGGATATTTGAGTCTGATCTTCCGGGTATGTTTAGATCAGAGCCTATGTTTAAAATCCATCGAGTGGATCCTAGAGCTATGACTCGAATGCTCAAAATGTACACGAATCTCATCTACGTCACCACATTCGATGACCGAAGCGGAGGAAGCCAAGTTATCAATGCACAGTTCTCTAAAGAATCCAAAGATCGAGCTGCTGCAGATTCTAGCTTGTATTCACTTCGAATGGAAGACGAATATGCGAGAGGTCAAGAGGTTCTCTATTTATTTGGAAATACGGAGGAGGAACTAATCCAAAACCTCAAAAAGAACGGAGACCGACTTCAGAATCTATTTGAAGTAAGAGAACGTGGTCGATTGGAAAAAGCACTTTTAGCCAGAAAAAATGCAGCCGCCCAAAATGAGGCTCGTAAAAACCTAGGAATAGAAATCAACCCACCTGTTTCTTATCAAATTGCTAAGTCTGAGGATAATTTCCTTTGGCTAAGACAGCCGTCTCCAACAGAAAGAAGACCTGATATTAGTCTGTTTTTCTACGAAACGGATTATTTATCTGAAGAACAAACCTTCCCTGAGAACATCCTGAAACTGAGGGATTCTATCACTGCAGAACATATTTTTGGGGACCCTGAAGACCCTACCTCCTTTGTCACCAGTGAAAAACAAATTCCACCTGCCTTCAGAAACATGGTGATAAATGATAATTTTACGGTCGAAATAAGAGGTACTTGGAAGACCAATAACATCAGCATGGGAGGAACCTTCGTCGGTTATCTCATGGTGGACCAAGAAAAGGGTAAACTCTATTACATGGAAGGCTTCGTGTATTACCCTAATGAGGTTCATCGCGATGCGCTTCGGGAGATTCAGACTATTTTACTGAACACCGATATCAGTTGGAAGGAAAGCCAGGGAGCCTAA
- a CDS encoding NADP-dependent malic enzyme, producing the protein MAIKIRKEDALNYHSQGSPGKIEVIPSKPVSSQIDLALAYSPGVAEPCKEIAADQENIYKYTAKGNLVAVISNGTAVLGLGDIGPEASKPVMEGKGVLFKKFAGIDVFDLEIDEKDPKKLIQIIKSLEPTFGGVNLEDIKAPECFEIEQTLKQEMNIPVMHDDQHGTAIISGAALLNALELVEKKIEEIKLVVSGAGAAAISCLRFYVSLGVKKENIIVCDKDGVIRTDREGLLDIHQEFATDKDIRVIAEALPGADVFLGLSAGNIISQEMIKSMAPDPIVFALANPDPEIGYDVALAARKDVIMATGRSDHPNQVNNVLGFPYIFRGALDVRATVINEEMKLAAAKAIAKLAKEPVPEIVTKAYGENNLAFGRFYLIPKPVDPRLITTIAPAVAKAAIESGVAKRQIHDWESYELELQKRIGIDQRLMSVVIGRAKKDPKRVVFGEADNLKILKAAQTIRDEKIAVPILLGKRHVILKMIEENSLDLAHVTIIDPKEEKELVKKFAKILYQKRQRKGMTIFDAERLVRERNYFGALMVETGEADAFISGLTRDYPKTILPSLHTIGVKEGVNRVAGMYIMNTPKGPYFFADATVNLNPTAEELVEIIGLTANAVKFFNMEPRIALLSYSNFGSAQGDIPAKMAKATELAKRKYPDLIIEGEMQANVALNQEIQREIYPFSALSHKDKAVNTLIFPDLASSNIAYKLLAELGNAEAIGPILLGMNKPVHILQLGSSIREIVNMVAIAVVDAQSNKGNL; encoded by the coding sequence ATGGCCATTAAAATTAGAAAAGAAGACGCCTTAAATTACCATAGTCAAGGATCACCAGGAAAAATAGAAGTCATTCCCTCAAAGCCAGTATCGAGCCAAATCGATCTGGCTTTGGCGTATTCACCCGGTGTGGCAGAACCCTGCAAGGAAATTGCAGCTGACCAAGAAAACATCTATAAGTATACCGCAAAAGGAAATCTGGTAGCGGTTATTTCAAATGGCACGGCAGTTTTGGGCCTTGGCGATATCGGCCCAGAGGCTTCAAAACCAGTAATGGAAGGTAAGGGCGTTTTATTTAAAAAGTTTGCCGGAATCGATGTGTTTGATCTCGAGATTGATGAAAAAGATCCCAAGAAATTGATTCAAATCATCAAGTCTCTAGAGCCTACTTTCGGAGGTGTGAACCTAGAAGATATCAAAGCTCCTGAATGCTTTGAAATCGAGCAAACCCTCAAGCAGGAAATGAACATCCCTGTCATGCACGATGACCAGCATGGCACTGCAATTATTTCTGGTGCGGCATTGCTTAATGCTTTAGAATTGGTTGAAAAGAAAATTGAGGAAATCAAGTTGGTCGTCAGCGGAGCCGGTGCAGCTGCCATTTCTTGCTTGAGATTCTACGTGAGTTTAGGGGTCAAAAAGGAAAACATCATTGTTTGCGACAAGGACGGTGTGATCCGAACTGACCGAGAAGGATTATTAGATATTCATCAAGAATTTGCCACGGACAAGGACATTCGAGTAATTGCAGAGGCCCTTCCTGGAGCAGATGTGTTTTTGGGACTTTCTGCCGGAAATATCATTTCCCAAGAAATGATCAAATCAATGGCGCCTGATCCTATTGTTTTCGCCTTGGCCAATCCTGATCCAGAAATTGGATATGATGTTGCCCTCGCAGCCAGAAAAGATGTCATCATGGCAACCGGTCGATCAGATCATCCCAACCAAGTCAATAATGTATTGGGGTTCCCGTACATTTTCAGAGGAGCCTTGGATGTCAGAGCGACCGTAATCAATGAGGAAATGAAGCTGGCAGCAGCGAAGGCTATTGCTAAACTTGCTAAAGAACCAGTTCCAGAAATCGTCACCAAAGCTTACGGGGAAAATAATTTAGCATTTGGACGTTTTTATCTGATACCTAAACCAGTCGACCCTAGGTTGATTACCACCATTGCTCCCGCAGTGGCCAAAGCTGCAATTGAATCGGGAGTAGCGAAAAGGCAAATTCACGATTGGGAATCTTACGAATTAGAGCTTCAAAAGCGAATCGGAATCGATCAAAGGCTTATGTCCGTCGTGATTGGACGTGCTAAAAAAGATCCAAAACGAGTGGTTTTTGGGGAAGCTGACAATTTAAAAATCTTGAAAGCGGCTCAGACCATTCGGGATGAGAAAATCGCTGTTCCAATTTTGCTAGGCAAACGTCATGTTATCCTCAAAATGATCGAAGAAAACTCGCTTGATTTAGCTCACGTGACAATCATCGATCCGAAGGAAGAAAAAGAGCTGGTCAAGAAATTTGCTAAAATCCTTTATCAAAAAAGACAGCGCAAAGGCATGACCATTTTTGATGCCGAGCGATTGGTTCGAGAGCGGAATTATTTCGGTGCCTTGATGGTCGAAACTGGAGAAGCGGACGCCTTTATTTCTGGATTGACACGTGACTATCCTAAAACTATTCTGCCTTCTCTTCATACTATCGGTGTCAAAGAGGGAGTGAATCGAGTCGCAGGGATGTATATTATGAATACACCTAAAGGACCATATTTCTTTGCTGATGCTACTGTCAATTTAAATCCTACTGCAGAAGAACTTGTGGAAATCATTGGTTTGACTGCCAATGCGGTAAAGTTTTTCAATATGGAGCCTAGAATCGCCCTATTGTCATACTCCAATTTTGGATCTGCTCAAGGCGATATTCCAGCGAAAATGGCCAAGGCCACAGAATTGGCCAAACGCAAATATCCAGACTTAATCATCGAAGGAGAAATGCAGGCTAACGTGGCGCTTAATCAGGAAATTCAGCGTGAGATCTATCCTTTCTCTGCTCTTTCTCATAAGGACAAAGCAGTCAACACCCTTATTTTCCCAGATCTAGCTTCTTCAAACATCGCCTACAAACTCTTGGCTGAATTGGGAAATGCAGAAGCCATTGGACCCATCCTACTGGGAATGAATAAACCTGTGCATATTTTACAATTAGGAAGCTCTATCCGTGAAATCGTCAATATGGTGGCGATTGCCGTGGTAGATGCACAATCCAACAAAGGAAATCTATGA
- the ruvA gene encoding Holliday junction branch migration protein RuvA, producing MIAYLKGRLTYKDPTYVLIEVGGVGYHVKISLQTYSKIKDEEQIRLLTFLHIKEDAHTLYGFSEEGEKRLFLHLISINGVGPNTGLMILSSLSSEEIEHAILSGDVATIQAVKGIGAKTAQRIILELKDKLGKSSDATPQLGFLKSSNKVREEALQALVTLGFPKAVAEKNIAQVLKKTGGEISLEDLIKASLKTS from the coding sequence ATGATTGCATACCTCAAAGGTCGGCTTACTTACAAAGATCCCACTTACGTTTTGATCGAAGTTGGTGGTGTAGGATATCACGTAAAAATATCCCTTCAAACCTACAGTAAAATCAAGGATGAAGAGCAAATCCGACTTTTGACATTTTTGCATATCAAAGAAGATGCACATACGCTTTATGGATTCAGTGAAGAAGGAGAAAAACGCCTCTTTCTTCATCTGATTTCTATCAATGGAGTTGGTCCAAATACTGGATTGATGATTCTTTCCTCCCTTTCCAGTGAAGAAATTGAGCATGCCATTTTAAGCGGAGATGTAGCCACCATTCAGGCCGTCAAAGGAATCGGAGCCAAAACAGCCCAACGGATTATTTTAGAGTTGAAGGATAAACTCGGTAAATCTTCAGATGCTACTCCTCAGTTGGGTTTCTTGAAGTCCAGCAATAAAGTCAGAGAAGAAGCGTTACAAGCCCTAGTCACGCTTGGTTTCCCCAAGGCTGTGGCCGAGAAGAATATCGCTCAGGTCCTTAAAAAAACCGGAGGAGAAATTTCTTTAGAAGATTTAATTAAAGCATCTTTAAAGACATCTTAA
- the sprA gene encoding cell surface protein SprA, translating to MRTNPLFPYRNPFLYQRSPLLPASPIQQSIEVKVDSTLRYQIADQLDTTKIGNEQEYDFDRFSQIQEYRVRQDYWRSRARGMDGESAVEGRSLIPPMTVSPSFDRIFGGDQISIVPTGYVNLDFGAIFRRVDNPTLPIRQQQNGGFNFQQQIQMAVNGSLGEKMKIAANFDSNNSFDFQNQLKLEYDGFEEDIIQSIEIGNVSMPVQNRLIQGAQNLFGLKTQMKFGKLNVTAVASTQRGRRDNLVIDANGQGRTFEIQGSKYDENRHFFLGHFFRDNYERWLRGLPQVLSGVNVTRIEVYIMNRATNTQTLRNFAAFMDLGEGRVLLNSSNPAIGTPNPNSPATNEANALYSNISSNSSFRPFDTGSRAIESALGLRKGVDFEQINGARKLDPNEFFFNKELGYLSLFRRLQNDEVLAVSFEYTYNGQIYKVGELTEDYQSRNQDELIFLKLLRPARINPRVPTWDLMMKNVYSLNASQILRDGFQLQIIYRDDRTGLDNPSLLEGINVKDKPLIRLTGLDNLNPQNDPAPDGNFDFVEGLTMLSDRGLLIFPVLEPFGSNLEKRFGPDELVFRDKYVYDTLYRTTQADAELVTRLNKYFIKGRLTAGSASEIQLPGLNISPGSVIVTAGNIPLTEGVDFTIDYNVGRLVIINDAILQSGKQINVSFEKADLVSFQTRSLLGTRLDYLASKKLNIGGTFLYLNERPNITRIATGNETLRNSLWGLDVNFNDESRFLTKLADALPFTNTKEKSLVQFNAEFAHLLPGTSNTVNGDPASYIDDFEAAVTPFNLGAQANQTWKLGSTPKTPDNRFDLSQTTEDNLGNAYRRARLAWYNIDNIFYRESGPGVPTNLSQEDRRNHYVRRVIPQEIFRNQDRDVIIVPQPLFELAYFPQERGMFNYNPNLTFDGFLPNPRQNYGAVTRAITTEVDFDRTNIEYIEFWLMDPFIQGENGRVLDGVFNQNNTTGGKLFLNLGDISEDIMRDGSHAFENGLPADGDASKTGQNEWGRITREQFLIPAFDNSESSRQNQDVGLDGLKNDDEPVFFKSRFLDRLNVSPAARNAITQDVSGDKFQYYLNDSFDQADVKILERYKKFNGMEGNTPVSADPSLPYTPSGTNNPDNEDLNTDNTINELENYYEYEIDLRPGQLNVGENYIVDQVTTTQNGDEVNWYLFRIPVRQPDRVEGNISGFKSIRWMRTYLTDFAQPVVLRMAEFRMVGSQWRVFQESLFERGLFEIPEPDNSNVVVDVVNIEQNSQGSDKSSPYVLPPGIIRDRDNTSTVERRLNEQSLRICVEDLAPRDARAVFKNLNYDLVQYERIKMFLHANSEDALDGEITAFLRMGTDYTDNYYEIEVPLTISPLGSNDPNLVWPSQNEIDIAIQEIVGVKIDRDNAQAPLTLPFSQTIRQYKVTVVGRPELSMIQGMMIGVRNPGQGLGSSKSICVWANELRVTGFTKNNGWAANAYLNAKIADLAVISGSIRHNSIGFGGLETRLSQRTRQATTQYDISGNIEVNKLLPEALGVSIPVYVSMENSTTRPEYDPLNPDVPFELALGKFETDLEREAYRSIALDQVNRKNISFNNVKKVKTNPESPNRIYDLSNFAFSYALGTVTQTNAQLENYNFKTNRGNATYSFQPKELKIAPFEKAEGMTSPYLKLIKDFNLNLAPTLLLARVDLDRRFLRSQYRNDQLSTAGVDPLFQKSFFMNRSFTINWDLSNSLRFDIESRALAVVDEPEGDLDTQAKKDSVMTNILKLGRTTNYNQVARINYTIPFSKLPITDWIQADYRYEASYTWLTGAIGQKDTLGNVIQNTRDQNLTGKIDLIKLYNKNKRIAALNAPRRPSIPGRPSLNAEDTIGTPFTNKLIKFLTMLKEVTFNYGVVEGTFLPGYLPNTGLLGMDRSWNNPGWAFLFGGQNPNLRYNLAQNGYMAPSAELTQTFKQSRAMNMRFTGLAEPIKDFRITLEARKRETGDYQEIFRNSLDNPGQFQSISPNRLGSYSITTWMIKTAFDKSGPQNQSQLFSNFEAYREIFKQRLDGQATESGEFGLNGQDVLIPAFLAAYTGKDPNSASLTAFPKTPLPNWRIDYRGLSRLKGLSDIFSSINLTHGYTSTYDVSNFSNSLQYQQGLELFNTLQQIPRANLANTEGLFIPIFVLNQVVLSERFAPLIGVDVLTKDRLNVAVNYNKERNLGLNFSNSQVTEQKSSDFSLTFAYTKAGVKIPFKIQGSQKVLKNDLQMRLDSKVVNTIQVQRKIGEEATVTNGNLNIQIRPTISYVINQNLNLTIYFERTINDPQVTTAFRRTSTSFGGQLRFNLSQ from the coding sequence ATGAGGACCAACCCTCTTTTTCCCTATCGGAACCCATTCCTTTATCAGCGATCCCCTCTCCTACCAGCCTCTCCAATCCAGCAATCTATAGAGGTAAAAGTAGATTCCACGCTTCGCTACCAAATTGCCGATCAACTAGATACCACAAAAATCGGGAATGAGCAGGAGTATGATTTTGATCGTTTTTCTCAAATTCAAGAATATCGCGTAAGACAAGACTATTGGAGATCCCGAGCTAGAGGAATGGACGGGGAAAGTGCTGTAGAAGGTAGAAGTCTCATTCCACCGATGACCGTGAGTCCTTCATTTGACCGAATATTCGGAGGTGATCAAATCAGTATTGTACCCACAGGCTATGTCAATCTTGATTTTGGGGCGATTTTCCGAAGGGTAGATAATCCGACGCTCCCTATTCGTCAGCAACAAAATGGCGGGTTTAATTTCCAGCAACAAATCCAAATGGCAGTTAATGGCTCCTTGGGTGAGAAAATGAAAATTGCCGCCAATTTCGATTCGAATAATTCCTTTGATTTTCAAAACCAACTCAAGCTTGAATACGACGGGTTTGAGGAAGACATTATCCAATCCATCGAAATTGGAAACGTAAGTATGCCAGTGCAAAACCGGTTGATTCAAGGTGCTCAAAACCTATTTGGGCTTAAAACCCAAATGAAATTCGGAAAACTCAACGTCACCGCCGTTGCCTCTACACAACGCGGACGTAGGGATAATTTGGTCATTGACGCTAATGGGCAGGGCCGGACTTTTGAAATCCAAGGATCAAAATATGATGAAAACCGCCACTTTTTCTTAGGCCATTTTTTTAGAGACAATTATGAAAGATGGCTAAGGGGACTCCCTCAAGTACTATCTGGTGTAAATGTGACCCGAATCGAGGTTTACATCATGAACCGGGCTACCAATACTCAAACGTTGAGGAATTTCGCTGCATTTATGGATTTGGGTGAAGGAAGAGTTTTGCTAAACAGCAGCAACCCCGCCATTGGAACTCCTAATCCAAACTCACCAGCCACTAACGAGGCGAATGCGCTTTACTCTAATATTTCCTCCAACTCGTCCTTTAGGCCCTTTGACACAGGATCAAGAGCCATCGAAAGTGCTTTGGGATTACGAAAAGGAGTCGATTTTGAGCAAATAAACGGGGCAAGAAAACTTGATCCCAATGAATTCTTTTTCAACAAAGAACTTGGCTATCTCTCCCTTTTTCGAAGACTTCAAAATGATGAAGTTCTGGCTGTATCCTTCGAATACACTTACAATGGACAGATTTATAAAGTCGGGGAACTTACCGAAGATTATCAATCAAGAAATCAAGATGAGTTGATCTTTCTGAAGCTTTTGAGGCCGGCTCGGATCAATCCTCGAGTTCCTACTTGGGACTTGATGATGAAAAACGTGTACAGCTTAAACGCTAGCCAGATTTTACGGGATGGATTCCAGCTTCAAATTATCTATCGAGACGACCGAACTGGTTTGGATAACCCATCACTATTGGAAGGGATCAATGTTAAAGACAAGCCACTTATCCGCCTTACAGGTCTTGATAACCTGAATCCCCAAAACGACCCCGCTCCGGATGGAAACTTTGACTTTGTAGAAGGGCTTACCATGCTATCGGACCGAGGTTTATTGATATTTCCTGTCTTAGAGCCATTTGGATCCAACCTTGAAAAACGCTTTGGGCCAGATGAATTGGTGTTCAGGGATAAATATGTCTATGACACCCTATATCGAACGACTCAGGCCGATGCAGAATTAGTTACCCGATTGAATAAGTATTTCATTAAAGGTAGGCTTACCGCAGGATCTGCCAGTGAAATCCAACTTCCGGGACTGAATATTTCTCCAGGCTCTGTTATTGTAACGGCAGGAAACATCCCTCTCACCGAAGGAGTGGATTTTACCATCGATTATAATGTCGGGCGATTGGTAATCATCAACGATGCCATCTTACAATCGGGTAAACAAATCAATGTAAGCTTTGAAAAGGCTGATTTGGTTTCTTTTCAAACCAGAAGTCTATTGGGAACCCGGCTTGACTACTTGGCAAGCAAAAAACTTAACATCGGGGGTACATTCCTTTATCTAAATGAACGCCCGAACATCACTCGAATCGCTACGGGAAATGAAACCTTGAGAAATAGCTTGTGGGGTCTGGATGTGAATTTCAATGATGAATCTCGATTTTTAACCAAGTTGGCGGATGCGCTGCCTTTTACGAATACCAAAGAAAAATCCCTTGTCCAATTCAATGCCGAATTTGCCCATTTACTCCCGGGAACTTCCAATACCGTAAATGGTGATCCGGCTTCCTACATCGATGATTTTGAGGCGGCAGTAACACCATTTAATCTTGGAGCCCAAGCCAACCAAACTTGGAAGCTTGGATCCACACCAAAAACTCCAGACAATCGGTTTGATCTAAGCCAGACCACCGAAGACAATCTTGGAAATGCATACCGAAGAGCTCGACTTGCTTGGTACAACATTGATAATATCTTCTATCGTGAAAGTGGACCTGGAGTACCCACCAATTTGAGTCAGGAAGACCGTCGAAACCACTATGTGCGAAGGGTTATTCCACAGGAAATCTTCAGAAATCAAGATCGGGATGTCATTATTGTTCCTCAGCCCTTATTTGAATTAGCCTATTTTCCACAGGAAAGAGGGATGTTCAACTATAACCCGAATTTGACATTTGATGGTTTTTTACCGAATCCAAGACAAAACTACGGCGCAGTAACCAGAGCTATCACCACCGAGGTAGATTTTGATCGTACCAATATCGAATACATCGAATTCTGGCTAATGGATCCATTTATCCAAGGAGAAAATGGTCGAGTCCTTGACGGTGTATTTAACCAAAATAATACGACTGGTGGAAAGCTATTTTTGAATCTTGGAGATATTTCGGAAGACATCATGCGAGATGGCAGCCATGCTTTTGAAAATGGTCTTCCCGCAGATGGTGACGCTTCTAAAACTGGACAAAATGAATGGGGAAGGATTACCCGAGAGCAATTTCTAATTCCTGCCTTTGATAATTCAGAATCTTCACGGCAAAATCAAGATGTCGGTCTAGATGGATTAAAGAACGATGACGAACCCGTATTTTTCAAAAGCCGATTTTTGGATCGGTTGAATGTTTCTCCAGCAGCAAGAAATGCCATTACCCAGGACGTTTCAGGGGATAAATTCCAGTATTACCTGAATGACTCATTTGATCAAGCTGATGTGAAAATTCTGGAACGGTATAAGAAATTTAACGGGATGGAAGGAAACACGCCTGTTTCCGCAGATCCGAGTCTTCCTTATACACCATCAGGAACCAACAATCCAGACAACGAAGATCTAAACACAGACAATACGATCAATGAGCTGGAAAATTACTATGAGTATGAAATTGATTTGAGACCAGGTCAACTCAATGTTGGGGAAAATTACATCGTAGATCAGGTCACCACTACTCAGAATGGTGATGAAGTCAATTGGTATTTATTCCGGATTCCAGTTAGACAACCTGACCGAGTGGAAGGGAATATTTCTGGGTTCAAATCCATCCGATGGATGAGAACCTACTTGACTGATTTTGCTCAGCCGGTCGTGTTGCGTATGGCTGAATTTCGAATGGTAGGAAGCCAATGGCGGGTATTTCAAGAGTCGCTTTTTGAGCGTGGATTATTCGAAATTCCAGAACCGGACAATTCCAATGTAGTAGTTGATGTGGTTAATATCGAGCAAAACTCACAAGGAAGTGATAAATCAAGTCCTTATGTACTTCCTCCTGGAATCATTCGAGACAGAGATAATACTTCTACAGTGGAGCGAAGACTCAATGAGCAATCGCTTCGAATCTGTGTGGAAGACCTTGCACCTCGTGATGCAAGAGCTGTTTTCAAAAATCTGAATTACGATTTGGTGCAATACGAACGAATCAAAATGTTCCTGCACGCAAATAGTGAAGATGCTTTGGATGGTGAAATCACGGCATTCTTACGGATGGGAACAGACTATACTGACAACTATTATGAGATCGAGGTTCCATTAACTATATCACCACTCGGATCGAATGACCCTAATTTGGTATGGCCAAGTCAAAATGAAATAGACATTGCGATACAGGAAATTGTTGGTGTTAAAATCGACCGGGATAATGCACAAGCTCCGTTAACTTTACCTTTTTCCCAAACCATTCGACAGTATAAAGTAACGGTGGTTGGACGTCCGGAGCTTAGCATGATCCAAGGAATGATGATTGGGGTTCGAAATCCTGGCCAAGGTTTAGGGTCTTCCAAATCGATATGCGTTTGGGCCAACGAACTTCGTGTCACTGGCTTTACGAAAAATAATGGATGGGCGGCAAATGCCTATTTAAATGCTAAAATCGCGGATTTAGCCGTGATTTCGGGTTCCATCAGACATAATTCAATCGGCTTTGGAGGATTGGAAACACGATTGTCTCAACGTACAAGACAGGCAACTACCCAGTATGATATTTCCGGAAATATTGAAGTCAACAAACTACTTCCAGAAGCACTTGGAGTTAGCATTCCAGTCTACGTGTCAATGGAAAACTCAACCACTCGACCGGAATATGACCCACTTAATCCTGACGTACCTTTTGAACTCGCCCTAGGAAAATTTGAAACAGACCTGGAACGGGAAGCCTACCGCTCGATTGCTTTAGATCAAGTCAACCGAAAAAACATCAGTTTCAATAACGTCAAAAAAGTAAAAACCAATCCGGAATCCCCAAACAGGATTTATGACCTCTCGAATTTTGCCTTCAGTTATGCATTAGGTACAGTCACTCAGACTAATGCGCAACTTGAAAATTACAACTTCAAAACCAACCGAGGCAATGCAACTTATTCCTTTCAGCCCAAGGAGTTAAAAATTGCTCCTTTTGAAAAAGCAGAAGGAATGACTTCTCCTTATTTGAAGTTGATTAAGGATTTTAATTTGAATCTTGCTCCTACTCTCCTCTTGGCACGAGTGGATTTGGACAGAAGATTCCTTCGATCTCAATATAGAAATGATCAATTGAGTACGGCGGGAGTTGACCCCTTATTCCAAAAATCATTCTTCATGAATCGGTCATTTACGATCAATTGGGACCTATCCAATAGTTTAAGATTCGACATCGAATCTCGAGCTTTGGCTGTTGTAGATGAACCAGAAGGGGATTTGGACACCCAGGCCAAAAAGGACTCCGTAATGACCAATATTCTCAAATTAGGCCGGACTACCAACTATAACCAAGTTGCCAGGATCAATTATACCATCCCATTCTCGAAACTTCCAATTACAGATTGGATTCAGGCAGACTACAGATATGAGGCCTCATACACTTGGCTCACAGGTGCGATCGGTCAAAAGGATACCTTAGGAAATGTGATTCAAAATACCCGAGATCAGAATTTAACAGGGAAAATTGACCTCATCAAACTGTACAATAAAAATAAACGAATCGCTGCATTGAATGCGCCAAGGAGACCGAGTATCCCCGGTAGACCAAGTTTAAATGCTGAGGACACCATTGGTACTCCATTTACCAATAAGCTGATAAAGTTTTTGACCATGCTCAAGGAAGTCACCTTCAATTACGGAGTTGTCGAAGGTACTTTTTTACCTGGCTATCTTCCAAACACTGGTCTATTAGGCATGGATCGATCTTGGAATAACCCAGGTTGGGCGTTTCTTTTTGGCGGACAAAACCCCAATTTAAGATACAATCTAGCTCAGAATGGCTACATGGCACCTAGCGCTGAATTGACTCAAACCTTTAAGCAAAGCCGAGCCATGAATATGCGGTTTACTGGATTAGCTGAACCCATTAAAGATTTTAGAATTACACTGGAAGCCAGAAAAAGAGAAACTGGAGATTACCAAGAAATATTCAGGAATTCATTAGATAATCCGGGACAATTCCAATCCATCAGCCCAAATCGACTTGGTTCTTATAGTATCACCACCTGGATGATCAAAACTGCTTTTGATAAATCGGGCCCACAGAATCAGTCTCAGCTTTTCTCTAATTTTGAAGCTTATCGAGAAATCTTCAAGCAAAGACTTGATGGTCAAGCAACTGAATCAGGTGAATTTGGACTGAATGGACAAGATGTACTCATTCCGGCCTTTTTGGCCGCATATACAGGTAAGGATCCCAATTCAGCAAGCTTAACCGCCTTCCCTAAAACCCCACTACCAAACTGGAGAATTGATTATCGAGGCTTGAGTAGATTGAAAGGACTTAGCGACATCTTTAGCAGTATCAATCTGACGCATGGGTACACCTCAACGTATGATGTGAGTAATTTCTCTAACTCACTTCAATACCAGCAAGGACTTGAATTATTCAATACCCTGCAACAAATCCCAAGAGCCAATCTTGCGAACACAGAAGGTTTATTCATTCCGATTTTTGTTCTCAATCAGGTTGTTCTTTCTGAACGATTCGCTCCTTTGATCGGGGTGGATGTTCTTACCAAAGACCGGCTCAATGTGGCCGTTAATTACAACAAGGAGCGGAACCTAGGCTTAAATTTTTCTAACTCGCAAGTAACCGAGCAGAAAAGCAGTGATTTCAGTTTGACATTTGCCTATACTAAAGCAGGCGTCAAAATTCCATTTAAAATTCAAGGAAGTCAGAAAGTACTGAAAAATGACTTACAAATGAGATTGGATTCCAAGGTGGTCAATACCATTCAGGTTCAACGAAAGATAGGCGAGGAAGCGACCGTGACCAATGGGAACTTAAATATCCAGATCCGCCCTACCATCAGTTATGTCATCAACCAAAACCTGAATTTGACGATCTATTTTGAACGAACAATCAATGATCCACAGGTGACCACTGCATTTAGACGAACCTCCACTTCATTTGGAGGACAATTGCGATTTAATTTATCTCAATAG